TATTTACCGCCGTAACCGCTTTAGCGGCGAGCAGGCGAAAAACTTCATTAACGGAATAAGCGCTTTCGTCGGCGCACACGGGCATTTTAAGTTTCTTTGAAAGCCAGGAGAGGCCCTCAAGATCATTTTTAGCCACCGGCTGTTCAAAGACCGCCGGCACAATGCCTTTTTTCCCGAGAGCCGCAATGAATTTCTGCGCCTCAGCCGCCGTATAGGCGCAGTTGGCGTCAAGGTAAATATCGCAGCCGGGCGCGGATTTATTCACCGCTTCAAGCCGCCGCATATCCTCATCAAAGTCAATCCCCACTTTTATCTTGAAAATTTTAAAGCCCGCGCGGCGCATTTTCAGCGTGAAGTCACGGGCCTCGGCCGCGCCGCCTATCACCACGGTAATGTCGGTTTTAAGGCGGGCCTTGGCGCCGCCAAAAAAGCGCCAGAGGGAAATATCCAGCCTGCGGCAGGCCAGATCGAGCAGAGCTGTCTGCACCGCCGCCAAAGCCGCGCGGCGGGAATCCAGTATTTCCTCAAGAGCGCAGAAAAGCTTTAAATAATCAGCCGAATCTTTGCCCTCAAGATACTTTGCGGCCATATTCAGGCCTTTACGCGTGCTCTCAAGGGTTTCGCCGGTAATATGGCTTGCCACCGCGGCTTCCCCCCAGCCGGTAAAGCCGTCTTTTGACTTGACGGAAAAAAGCGCGTTTTCAAGACTTTTATGGCTGCCGCTTGAAATGGTAAAGGGAGTAAACAGATCCGCCCGCAGGACGCGTTCGGCACAGCCGGTTATAAGCGAGGTTTTCATATCAGTTAAGGCTCCAGTTCTTCTTGTACTGCCGTTGAAATATATTTAAATATATAAGACGGGGCAAAAGCAAGGCGGCGGATTTCCGCAGTTTCTTTCGGCTTGAAATAACGCCTGTCAGTCTGCTAAACGAAAAACCCGCTCGTCGCGGGTTTTCGCTTCCCCCATAAGGCAGGGGGACTTGCCATTTGGCGGACAGCCTTAGGCTGACGGCCAAAAGAAGTGTAGCACATGAATCTTGACTTGTCAAGGGGGCACGGACCGCTAATTTTTATACCACACCATGTAGTCATTGCCCTGCGCGGTCAATGTCCAGCCGGGGCCGGGATCCCAGCTCTGCCCGCCAAGCTTGACCGCCAGCTTATTGTCTATTACAGCAGCATAGAGATTCTGCGAAGCCTGTATGATGCTTACGCTGCTTGAAGAATTTATTCCCAGGGATTTTCTTATTTTGGCAAGCCTTGTTATTTCGTCTTTCAGTCCCCAGTCAAAAAAATGAGACCAGAAGATGCACGGGACGCCGGGATGGGTCAAAATATAAGCGTAGCCCTGCATTACCTTGTCGGAAGGGAAGGGCCAGGACTTGGAAGAACTCGCATTGAGCGTGGTATCATGGTTGTCCACGAAAGTCACGGCGTTGTCCGGCCACCAGCCGATAAGGCCGGACGGGCGGCCGCTTGCGTCTTTCAGCCGCCAGTATTCGCCGGAAGCGACGGCCTGCTGAAGTATGCCCTTGGTCGTAAAATCAAATACTTTTATTTCGCCGTTGACCGAATCCATCCAGCTGGCTAAAGCCTGCCTGTGAGTATCGGTATTGTTAAGGTCAAGGTCGTCCCATATTTCGGCCACGGCAAAAACCGGTTTTGTGGCCCTGTTGTACATAAGCATGTATTTGGAATCGTAGCCGCGGGCAAAATCGTAGCGCCAGCCGTCGTAGCCGACGGAAGTTCTCAGCCAGGTCATCCATGCGGTTATATCCTTCTGCACGGCAGCGTTGGTATGATCCAGGTCACGCGCGAAAGGCACTCCCTTGCCGGTATCCGGCGCACCCCTGCCCTTCCCCCACTCGTCATCGGAGCAAACCGATTCCGGACCCCACGCCGGGTCGGTGAAGTCGGCCCAGCCCTTGGTTCCCACACGGTGGTTGATAACGATGTCGGCTATAACCCGCACCCCTTTGGCGCGCAAAGCGGTTATGGCCGAGGCAAGTTCGACCGAAGAACCGTATTTGGAGTCCTGTATATAAAGCCTTCTGGGCAGATAGCCCTCGTCGCTGGCCGAGTCTGAGGAAGGCGGCAGCCAAACCAGGTTTATTCCCGCCCGGGACATATCGCCGGCCCTGCTCTCTACCGTGTTCCACCAGGGAGAGGTTTTCCATGAAGTCCAGTTAAAACCCTGAAGCATGATGGTGGAATCAAATCTTGGGACCGATGAGCCGGGGTTATGAACGGAAGCACAAAAAACTCTGCCGCCTGAAAGAGGCAGCAGTAATAGCACGGTGGCCAGCAGTTTTTTCACTTTCATAACCCTATATACATTTCTATCACATATAAAGATTTTGTCAAGGGCCAATTGGGCAGGGGGTAGGGACTCGAGACTAGGGGTTAGCGGTTGGCGGTTAGGGAAGGAGTTTCTTACACTAACCGCTAGCGGCTAGCGGAGAGGGCGAGGAGTAAAGAACTCCTTCCCTAAACCCCTAACCTCCAGCCCCTATACCCTGCTTTATGCTAATTTTTTTCTCAGGTAATCAGCCCGCAAGGCGTCGCGTTCTGACGGGGAAAGCTGCCCGCCCCGCACTTTGGCCGATCCCATCGCGGAAAAAGTGCGGGATTTTCCGCTTGCAAGCTGCACATGGGCCGGCTGCATTAAAAGCGTCAGCTGGTTAAGCGTGTTGAAATCAAGGCCAAGCCCCGCACTTTTGGTTCCCAGACCATCGTCAATAGCCGCAGTCTCGCCGCTAACCGGCCGCTTTTTATCCCAAAAGGGCGGGGTAAACCTGCAGCCCATGGCAAGCCCCAGTCGCACCAAAGAAACATGCCGCATAAATTCCTGATAGGACATGAGCCTCGCATTCTTCAGCATACCATAGGCGCGGTAAACAGCATCCTCCGTTTTCAACCTGTCCCCGCCCTTAAGAAGGGTTTCTCTGGCGGATATCTCCCTGCTTATGAGGTTTTTTATTGCGCGGTCCAGGCTTCTGCAGAACTCTTCCTCGCTCTTTCCCAGGCAGACGGCGTTTGAGATCTGGTAGAAATCACCCAGAATATAGGTGCCCTCGCCGTAAATGCCTCTTGCGGTAACGCCAAGACTGGAAAGGCTTTCAAGAGTTTCGGGTATGTATCCAAGGCGGGAAAGCGCGGGCAAATGGGCAAGACACGACACCCTGAGTCCTGTCCCCGCATTTGCGGGGCTGGCGGTAAGGCAGCCGAATTTATCGCTGCAGGCGTAAGGCAAAATCCTGCCGAGCGAACTTTCAAGTTTTTCCGCCGCGGCGAAAGCTTCTTCTATTGCAAGGCCGGCGACGATGCTTTGCACGCGCAGATGATCTTCTTCATTTACCATCACGGAAAGGCTTTCGTCGCCGCTGATCACAACGCCCGCGGGCCGGATCATGGCGGACAGGGCATGCGAAATATGGTGGCGTTCCGCCAGAATTTGTTTTTCGAATGGAGAAAGCGTTTCGGTTTTAAGGTAACATGACCCCGGAAAAAAACCGCAGGCTTTTACAGCCTTGAACGCCAGGTCACGCGCGGAAAGCAGGGAGGAGGCGTGGGCGCGGTGCGGAAACGGAAAACCGGAAAAGTTGCGCGCGAAGCGCACCCGGGTTGAAAATATCATTTCCGGGCAGCTGCCGCGCGAATTCGCCCAGTTAACGGCAGACCCGAAAGAGTCGGTTATTTCCGGCATTTATTCGCTATCCTAATTTCTTTATCTGGTCGCGCAGCCGGGCGGCTGTTTCAAAATCTTCCCTGTCAACGGCCGCTTTGAGCTCGGCGTTAAGCCCTTTAAGCCGGCGCGCGGTTTGTGCTTTGCGTTCCCGCTTCCCCGTTGCCGCACTGTCGCATTTTTCAAAGCTCTTTGCAGCCCGCGTCGCATAAACCTTTCCGGTATGCAGGCAGGAACCGTACGCGCGGGTAAGAAGCTCGCTTAACTGCGCGTCGAAGCTCACGTAGCACACGGAGCAGCCGAGTTTGCCCGTTTCCTTGAACTCTCTGTAGGTTAAAGCGCAGGCAGGACAATGCAGGGCCTTTTTCCCCGCCGGCAGGAATTCCTTGAAACAGCCGTTTATGCCGCCTAATATATCCGGTATGTTCAAGGAACCGCTTTCATAGCCGGCGGGTACCGCCCCGCCCTTTTGGCCCGGAAAGCTGGGCTTATCACCCGACCTGTAATCTCCCACGCCGGTAGATTGTTCCAAAAGAGCGGGGCCCGCCCCTTTTTTGGCGGCGCATACGGCGCACAAATGGGCGTCGGTAACCTTGTTGTTTACCGCCATTTTAAGAAAAACAACGGCCTCGCGCCGGCCGCAATCCATGCAAAGCATTATGTTACGGCCTCAAGCCTGCCTCCTGAAAGATGGAAAACCCGGTCGGCGTAGGAAGCTGCGTCTTCGTTATGGGTCACCATAAGCACAGAAGCCCCGATAGAGTTGGCTTTTTTTAGATCGTCCAGAACTATTTTCGCGTTATGCCTGTCCAGATTGCCGGTGGGCTCGTCGGCTATCAGCAGGCCGGGATTGTTTACGAGGGCCCTTAAAATAGCCGCGCGCTGTTTTTCTCCGCCTGAGATCTCCATAGGAAATTTGTGCGCCAGCGCCTCAAGCCCGAAGCGCCGCAAAAGTCCGACTGCACGCGAGGTATCCCCGCGCCCGGCAATCCTTAGGGGCATGTCAATGTTTTCAAGCACCGTGAATTCCGGCAGGAGCGAGTCGAACTGAAACACGAAACCTATGTTTTTCAGCCGAAGAACCGCTTTTTCGCTTTCGCTCAAAAGCTCGAGCTTGCGGCCATAAAGGCGTATTTCCCCGCTATATGAATCGTCAAGCAAGCCTATCAGATTGAGAAATGTGGATTTGCCGGAACCGGAAGGACCAAGGAGCACGATAAATTCCCCCTTACGGGCAAAGAAATTTATCTCTTCAAGTACCTGTACCTGCTCGTGCCCCTGCACATAAGCCTTGCTCAGACCGGTTATTTCTACGATTTTATCCATAGTTAAACGGCAGAGAATAGTGGCGAGAGATTAGCGGTACTCCTTCCCCAACCTCCAGCCGCTAGCCTCTATCCTCTGCCCTACCCATACCGTATGGCATCCACGGGGCTGATCTTTGAGGCCCGAAGCGCCGGATAAACGGCGCTGAGCATACAGAGCGCGTAGCTGATAAAAACCGTGCCGAGCACATCGCGCAGTTTTATTTCCACCGGCACCCGGCTGATATAGTAAATGTCTGAAGGCAGTTCAACTACCGGATAGCGTCCGATGAACAGCGAGAGCGCGAGTCCCAAAAGCACGCCGAGGCTTATACCGCTTATGGCTATAAGGTTGCCCTCCCAGAAAAAAACGCGCCGTATGAACCCGGGGCCGGCCCCTATCGAGCGCAGTATGCCTATATCGCGCAGTTTTTCCACGCTCATCATCAGCAGATTTGAGGCAATATTAAAAGTGGCCACCAGAATTATAAGCGCGAGCACCAGAGACATCATAAATTTCTCAAGTTTCAGGGCCGCAAAAAGCGTCTGGTTCATGTCGGCGTAGGTTTTCACCGTATACTGAAAACCGAGGCTTTTTTTAAGCGCGGCGGCCACCCGCCCCGAAAGTTCTATATCGTCCAGCTTCAGGCCCATGCCGTTCGCGCCGCCGTCAAGATTAAAAAAGTCTCCCGCATCTTTAATCCCGCAATAGGCCATGGTATTGTCAAACTCATAGTAACCGGTGTGAAGAAGACCCGCCACTTTGAACTTGCGCATTTTCGGGAAAATGCCTATGGAGGTGGCTACGGATTTCGGCGACACAAGAATAACCTCGTCTCCCAGCCACACGCCTATGTTCTTTGCCAGTTCTTCGCCGAGTATGATGGCGGGAACCATGGAGCCGGTTTCTTTCAACGCGTTCCAGGAGCCGGTTTTAAGCGAAGCCTTAAGGTTGTTTATTTTAAACTCGCCCTCGGGGTCAAGCCCTTTCACCACCACGCCGGTGGAGCGGTTATCAAAGGTAAGTATCCCCTGCCCAAGCACGAAAGGGGAAAAGGCGGTCACATGGCCCTGTTCGGAAAGCGCCGAGGTCAGGCGCGCGCGGTCCTGGGTCCGCATGGGACCGTAAATTATGATATGCGCCTGGGCGTCAACTATTTTTTTCTTGATGTCGGACTGGAAACCGTTCATTACGGAGAGGGTGGTAATAAGAGCCGCTACCCCCACGGTAACTCCGGCCACGCCTATAAGCGTGGTTACCATGGAAAACAGGCCTTTTCTCTTGGCTTTCAGATACCGGTAGGCGATAAAGAATTCTGCGGACATAATTATACGGCAGCGGCTAGAGGAGAGCGTATAGCGTAGAGAGCAGTTTCCCCCCTTCTTACAGGTCCGGGGCCTTGTACTTTGCGGCTTCGGGTTTCAGCAGCGGGAACAAAATCACTTCCCTTATGGAAGGCTTGCCGGCAAAAAGCATGGTAAGGCGGTCAATGCCTATGCCGATGCCGCCCATCGGAGGCATACCGTACTCCATGGCCTCAATAAAATCCTTATCAAGAATGTCCGCCTCGCCGTTATTTTCCTCTTCGCGCTGGCGGAGCTGCTCCTCAAGGCGGCTTTTCTGATCCTCGGGGTCGTTCAACTCGGAGTAGGCGTTCGCTATTTCCTCTTTCCCGGCAAAAAACTCAAAGCGTTCCACTATGGATTCATCTCCGGTCTTACATTTGGCCAGCGGAGTTATGGCCGTGGGATAATCCATAACGAAAGTGGGCTGATCCAGTTCCGACAGTATCTTCTCGTCCATGATCCGTTCAAAGATCTTGGCGGGCGGGGTGTCGGCCGCGGATTCTATGTGAAGTTTGGCCGCCAGTTTTTTCAGGTTTTCCTTGTTAAAGGACTTGCCCTTCAGCACTTCGTGTATGTTCTCTCCTGTTTTTTTCAGCCATTCGCCGGGCAGGGACAGACGTTTGAACGGAGGCTTCAGGTTTACCGTCATCCCGTTGTAGTCAACAGTGTCCGCGCCTATGATAAGCGAGCATTTTTTAAAGATCGTTTCCACCAGTTCGGCCATGCCGTTGTAGTCGGAATAGGCCTTATAGGCTTCCAGCGTGGTAAATTCCGGATTATGGCGGGTGTCCACGCCCTCATTGCGGAACACGCGGCCTATTTCGTATGCGCCGTCAAAACCGCCGATGATAAGTTTCTTAAGCGGCAGTTCCGTGGCGATGCGCATGTAAAGTTCATATTTATACGCGTTGTGAAAGGTTATAAAGGGCCGCGCCGACGCGCCGCCGGCCTGGGCGCAAAGCACCGGAGTTTCAACCTCAAGGTAGCCGTCCGCGTCAAGCACGCCGCGGATGGCGGATACCACCTGCGCGCGCCGCACAAAAATAGTACGCGCTTCCTCGTTGGAAATAAGGTCAAGGTAACGCTCGCGGTAGCGGGCTTCCGGATCCGTCAGGCCGTGAAATTTCTCAGGCAGCGGGCGCACGGATTTTGAAAGCACCGTAAGTTTTTCCGCGTTCACGGTCAATTCCCCCGTATGGGTCAGAAAAAGTTTTCCCTCCACCCCCAGAAAATCCCCCACGTGCATCTGCTTCTTAAAAAGTTCATAAGCCGCTTCACCCACGGCGTCCTTTTTAACGTAAATCTGCATCTTGCCGGTGCCATCCTTAAGGTGGGCGAAAGTGGCCTTGCCCATCACGCGCATAAGCACTATGCGTCCCGCTATTATAACGCTTGTATCGGCCGGGGCCTGGCGGGCCCTGTCAATTTTATGCGTCAGCCGGAACCTGTGGGGGAACGGATCTATACCCTGCTCCCGTATGGTTTTTATTTTGGCGTAATTATTGGCGATTATGTCGTTTATCCCGGAGTTTGGGGTGATGTTCATTTTCTAGCCTATGGCTGTGCCGTATCAAGGGCTATGCCCATCAGACGGCTTTGATGCGATGGCGTCCTTTACGATTTTTACCAGGTTTTTGGGTTCGAACGGCTTTTCCACGAAAGCGAAAATATTGGAGGACAGCTCAAAGAGGTCTTTCATCTGCCCCTTGGCGGTCAATATAATTATGGGTATGTGGCTAAGCTCGTTAATTTCCTGGAGTTTTCCCTGCAGGGTATAGCCGTCCATTTCAGGCATCATGATGTCAAGTATCAGGACGTCGGGAATAATTTTCTTGGCGGCGTCAAGGGAGGTAAGCAGGTTAAAGGCCTCAAGGCCGTTATACGCCTCATGCACTTCCAGCTGCTCCCGCTCCATAAGCACCTTGATCAGATACACCACATCTTTCTCGTCATCCACTACCATTACTTTAGCCATAAATCCCCTGTAAACCGCGAAAAACCGTCGAAAGACAAAACCGCGGATTTTCCGGCGCCTGGCGGCACTTTGCCTGCCAGAGGCGGGGCCGGACCGAATTCATTATTATAGTATATAATTTCTCGCAGTTAAAAATCCCGCTCCGGAGCGGGACCGGAGAGAAGAAAAACCGGCGCAAAAAATGTAAAATGGATATGCAGCCTGAAACTGCGGCTGGAAACATAATCATTTCCTGGAGATTCAAAATGGCACTTGAAAAAACCCTTATCCTTATCAAACCTGACGGCATTAAACGGCGGCTGACCGGCCTGGCCATTGACCGGCTTGAAAACGCGGGCTTTGAGCTTGTGGGCGCGAAAGCGGTAAGCGTCACTGAAGATTTGGCCAGAAAACATTATGACGCCCTCAAAGACAAACCGTTCTTTGAAAACCTTATAAAATATATACGCGGAGAGTTTCACGGTATTTCAAAAAACCGCATTATCGCTTTGGTTTACAGAGGCGAGAACGCAATAAAAGGGGTGCGCGCCGTGGTGGGGGCCACAAATCCCGAGGAGGCCGCACCCGGTTCCATAAGGGGCTCGTTTGGAAGGATAAGTTCAAAAGGACAGTTTGAAAATGTAGTCCATGCCTCAGGCGATGCTGAAGACGCCAGGCGTGAAGTGGCCCTCTGGTTTAAGCCTGACGAAATAATTGAGTAAAGAAGGCCATAGGCCATACGCCGTAAGCCATAAGTTTAAAGGTGTTCCTTAAAAAGCTTATGGCAGTAATTCTCTTTCGATATGAAACTTAAACTTTTATTCCCGTTTGTTTTTTTCTTCAGCGCCCCACTTTTCGCACAGCAAGCCGGCCGGGAACGCGTCGAGGAGCGCGTAACGCTTGAAACGGACGACGGCTGGAAACTGAATGCCCGCTACCTGAGAGCCGCGCAGAGCGCGCCCACCCTTGTACTGCTGCACACTCAAAAAAGCGACCTGACGGAATGGAACCTTTGGTTCCCCTACCTTAAAAAATACGGCTACGGCTACCTGGCGCCTGACCTGCGCGGGCATGGTTTCAGCTTTATTATGCCCAACGGCTCCACAGCCACCTACAGATCCTTCGCTATAAGCGGCCCCGACAACGAATTCAATAAAATGACCAGGGATGTGGAAGCGGCCGTGGCGTATCTGTCAACGAACTCCGTAACCTCCGACAGGATAGTTCTGGCGGGTTCCGTGCTGGGCGCGAACCTGGCCATAAAAACAGCCGCCATACATCAGGATATCGCCATGGTTATAGCCATTTCTCCTGCGCTCAATATAAACGACGTGCTGTCAATAAACCCGCTCAGGGCCTACGGTAAAAGGCCGATCCTGCTTGTGGCCGGCGCCGACCGGGCCAGGCAATACAAGGAATTCCAGCTTATAAATGATATAGCGAAATCGGCCTGCGGAAAAGAAAATGTAAGCGTGCTGGTTGAAGCAAAAGGCATAGGGCCGGAATTGATCACAAAATACAACATTAAAAGGGTTCTGGACTGGCTTAAAAATCCGCGCCTGCCGGAGATAATTCAGCTGTCAACCGGCGCCGTGCAGGACGCCGCGCCCAAGGCCTTATCGGACGATGGAAACGACCGGACCGAAGAAGAGCAGGCCGCCTACAAGGATGGCAATGGAGAATAAATTCTTAAAATATTCAAAGCTCCCCACCGAACAGGTAAACCCGCGCACGGCCGACCTTGACCGGCTGCCGCTCCGGCGGGTGCTTGAGAAGCTGAACCGCGAAGACTCCCTTATTCCGAAGGCGGTCAAAAAAGCCATACCGCAGATAGAGAAAGCGGCGCGGGCCGTATCGCGGGCGTATCTCTCCGGCAACAAAATATTCTTTATCGGCGCCGGAACCAGCGGCCGGCTGGGAGTGCTTGAAGCGGCGGAACTCCCCCCCACTTACGGCGTAGACTCGGCAATCTTTACGGCGCTTATGGCCGGGGGCGACAAGGCCGTGTTCCACTCAAAGGAAGGAGCCGAAGATGTTTTTGACGACGGACGGCGCGAAATTTACAAACTCGCCCGCAAAGGAGATGTTGTTATAGGCATAGCCGCAAGCGGCATAACGCCGTATGTGCGCGGAGGGCTTGTCGCAGGCAAAAAGAAGGGCGCGGTAACAGCGCTTATTACCTGCAACCCCGGTGAAAAATCCAGGGAAACCGACGTGGTAGTGGCGCTTGACGTGGGGCCTGAACCGATTTCCGGTTCCACCCGCATGAAGTCGGGCACGGCCACCAAGCTTGCGCTGAACATGATTTCCACTTCTGCCATGGTAATTTCAGGCAAGGTTTACCGCAACTGGATGGTGGATGTAAAAACCACTTCGCACAAGCTCGTATTGCGCGCGGAGCGCATTGCCGCCACCCTGGGAGAAGTGCAGCAGGAAGAAGCGCGGCGCCTGCTTACTATCACCGGCAACGAAGTTAAGACGGCCATCGTAATGGCTCGCCGCGGGATAAGCCTGGAAAAAGCCCGCACCCTCATAAAAAAGCATAAAGGCTTCCTAAAAGCCATCCTTGGCTAAGGCAGATGCATAGCAGTTTAGATGCATAGCAGCTTAGAAGTTGAAATTCTTTGAAATTTCAGCCCGCTTTACATCCGTGCATCTCTACGTCCGCTCCTTCTTGCAAAATGAAACCTTTTCGCCGGATTATCCGTATGTTTTCATGGATGCCAAAAATATGAGATACCACAAGATTACAAGACTGCTTCGCGCTATGGCAGTTATGTTATTTTTTTCCCCGCTCGGAATTTATGCCCAGGAAGCCGCTCCGCTCTCTTTTGACGAAGCCGCCAGACTCCTGCTTCAGAACAACCCGCAGGCCATAACTGCCGAACGCGCCATAGACTCGGCCCGCAACCGTTCCTTATATTACCGTGCCGGCCTTTATCCGCAACTCTCCGCCAATGCCGGTTATAACCGCGTCGAAGGAGACTTAAGCCCGGCAAGCGAATCCTATTCATACGGTTTTTCCGCCACCCAGCCCATTTTCTCCCCCGCCCTGCCAGCCGCGATCCGCTCCGCCCTGGCCTCTTACCGCAAGACCGAGGCGGACTACGACCTGCTTAAGTCCGCTTTGCTTTTTGATCTCAAGACGACTTTTTCCGACCTCATCAAGGCGCGTGAAACCCTTAAACTTTCCGAAGTGACCCTTAAACGCCGGGCCGAAAATGTGGAGATAATCCGTATCAAATACGAAGCAGGCCGCGAGAACAAAGCCGCGCTTCTTGAAACCCAGTCCGTATACAAGACCTCCCAGTGGCAGCACGAGGGCTATAAAAAGGATCTGCGCCTCCTGGAACGGAAACTGAACCGCCTGCTTGGCCGCCCGCCCATGGCGGACACGCAGGTGACAGCCCTCCCCTCCTCACCGGTCCCGCCGGAAGAGTTTAATTCTTTTTCCGGCAGCCTGGAGAAACATCCATCGCTCCGCTCCGCCCGCGCCTTGCTGGAAGTAAGCCAGGCCGGCGTTGACCGCTCCAAAAGCGGATTTCTGCCCGAAGCCGACGCAGTGGGCAATTATACCTGGGCCGGCTCCGACTGGCCCGACAAGAACAAAAGCTGGTCGGCGGGCTTTACCCTTTCACTTCCATTATTCACCGGCGGCAAGCTTTCGGCGGACCTGACTTCCGCGCAAGCCGATAAAGCCCGCGCCGAGGCCTCTCTTAAAGACGCCCGGGACGAAGTTTATATAAACGCGGAGGACACCTTTCTATCCTGGCGCCAGGCCTGGTCCTTTATGGACGTGGCTAATACCGTCCTGGAATCGGCCAATGCCCGCGCCTGGCTTCTGCGCAAGCAGTATCTGGCCGGCCAGGCTTCATATTTCGAATGGCGCAATGTTGAAGAGCAGCTTATCAGCGCCGAGAATCAGCTTTTGTCGGCCAAGCGGGATCTCGCCGTAGCCCACGCAGCCTTCACCAGATCTTTAGGAGAATTCTAATGAAAAAGAGCTTTTTCAAAACCAAGAAATTTATATTCGGCGGCATCATCCTGGTACTGATCGGCGGAGGCTGGACCGCCTGCGAACATAGCCGGGCCAAGAAGGAGCTTAAGAAGCTGGAAGATCTCTCTCCCGTGAAAGTCGCCAAAGGGCTGTTCGTAATAAAGACCCAGGCTATAGGCGTAGTTGAGCCGGAAAACCGCGTGCTGGTAACGCCTTCGGTAAGCGGCCGGGCGGAGGAAGTACTGTTCCGCGAAGGCGACCTGGCGAAAAAAGGCCAGATACTTGCCTGGGTAAGTTCAAGCGAGCGCACCGCGCTTTTAGACTCCCTTAAAATGAACGGTTCCACTCCCGAGGAGAAGAAAATGGTGGAAGAAGCCTACAATCTTACGCCCGTGGTCTCCCCCATAGACGGCATGGTGATAAAACGCGCCGTTGAGCCGGGCCAATCCGTCAGCGAAGCAAAGGAAATAGCCGTTCTCTCGGACCGCCTCATCATCAAGACCTATGTGGACGAGACCGACATCGGCAGCGTGAAAGAAGGCCAGAAAGCCGAGTTCTACCTTGATTCTTTCCCCAAGGACAAGTACGAGGGAAATGTGCTTTCCATCGCCAGAGAGTCCATCCTGAAGGAAGGTGTGACTGTTTACGAAGTGAAGATCCTGGCCTCTAAAAATATCCCGGTACTGCGCTCCGGCATGACGGCCGACGTGCGCGTAATAACAGACGTGAAACCGAAAGCTCTTTACCTGCCCAAGAAAGCCATTACTTACAAGGATGGGGACGCTTTTGTGACTATTAAAGACGCAAAAGCAAAAAAGGTAACCGACAAAAAAGTGGAGCTCGGCGCCTCCAATGAGAAAACCATAGAGATACTTTCGGGTGTCAGCGAGAAC
This is a stretch of genomic DNA from Elusimicrobiota bacterium. It encodes these proteins:
- a CDS encoding alpha/beta fold hydrolase, yielding MKLKLLFPFVFFFSAPLFAQQAGRERVEERVTLETDDGWKLNARYLRAAQSAPTLVLLHTQKSDLTEWNLWFPYLKKYGYGYLAPDLRGHGFSFIMPNGSTATYRSFAISGPDNEFNKMTRDVEAAVAYLSTNSVTSDRIVLAGSVLGANLAIKTAAIHQDIAMVIAISPALNINDVLSINPLRAYGKRPILLVAGADRARQYKEFQLINDIAKSACGKENVSVLVEAKGIGPELITKYNIKRVLDWLKNPRLPEIIQLSTGAVQDAAPKALSDDGNDRTEEEQAAYKDGNGE
- a CDS encoding N-acetylmuramic acid 6-phosphate etherase: MENKFLKYSKLPTEQVNPRTADLDRLPLRRVLEKLNREDSLIPKAVKKAIPQIEKAARAVSRAYLSGNKIFFIGAGTSGRLGVLEAAELPPTYGVDSAIFTALMAGGDKAVFHSKEGAEDVFDDGRREIYKLARKGDVVIGIAASGITPYVRGGLVAGKKKGAVTALITCNPGEKSRETDVVVALDVGPEPISGSTRMKSGTATKLALNMISTSAMVISGKVYRNWMVDVKTTSHKLVLRAERIAATLGEVQQEEARRLLTITGNEVKTAIVMARRGISLEKARTLIKKHKGFLKAILG
- a CDS encoding TolC family protein; protein product: MRYHKITRLLRAMAVMLFFSPLGIYAQEAAPLSFDEAARLLLQNNPQAITAERAIDSARNRSLYYRAGLYPQLSANAGYNRVEGDLSPASESYSYGFSATQPIFSPALPAAIRSALASYRKTEADYDLLKSALLFDLKTTFSDLIKARETLKLSEVTLKRRAENVEIIRIKYEAGRENKAALLETQSVYKTSQWQHEGYKKDLRLLERKLNRLLGRPPMADTQVTALPSSPVPPEEFNSFSGSLEKHPSLRSARALLEVSQAGVDRSKSGFLPEADAVGNYTWAGSDWPDKNKSWSAGFTLSLPLFTGGKLSADLTSAQADKARAEASLKDARDEVYINAEDTFLSWRQAWSFMDVANTVLESANARAWLLRKQYLAGQASYFEWRNVEEQLISAENQLLSAKRDLAVAHAAFTRSLGEF
- a CDS encoding HlyD family efflux transporter periplasmic adaptor subunit, giving the protein MKKSFFKTKKFIFGGIILVLIGGGWTACEHSRAKKELKKLEDLSPVKVAKGLFVIKTQAIGVVEPENRVLVTPSVSGRAEEVLFREGDLAKKGQILAWVSSSERTALLDSLKMNGSTPEEKKMVEEAYNLTPVVSPIDGMVIKRAVEPGQSVSEAKEIAVLSDRLIIKTYVDETDIGSVKEGQKAEFYLDSFPKDKYEGNVLSIARESILKEGVTVYEVKILASKNIPVLRSGMTADVRVITDVKPKALYLPKKAITYKDGDAFVTIKDAKAKKVTDKKVELGASNEKTIEILSGVSENDTVYYSTSIAKERSNIVINAN